One Antennarius striatus isolate MH-2024 chromosome 9, ASM4005453v1, whole genome shotgun sequence genomic window, TGGGCTGCGTTCTTCACGACTCCATCACCTGCTGCAGGCAGATGTTCAGCCCTGTTTGGTCTGAGGCTGGTTGTgggtgagaaaaaaagacagagccATCCTATCTGTTGCCCAGAGAACAGCTTTTCTTGCCCTGATATAGGGTAACATTCAACACTTGGCTCCcatgtgttttacttttttactacttaattttcaaaacttttctttaatcttTGTTGCAAAACAAAGTGAAGAATAAAGctattaaacatatttttgtgtgtacagtattcacttattttattatcatgaaTGATGAACTGGTTTTCATTTTAGTTGCACAACAGAACCGAAACTCGGTTAACCAGGCTTGAAAAATAGACTTAAGGTAAGCCTCCTCAACTCCATGATATCCTGCTCATTCATCAGGGTCTGGGACGTTCTTGCTGACTACTAGGGAACAATGTGAGCATAGTACATCACAAGCAGTGGTTAGAGGAGTTTTCATGCCCCATATAGTCTACAGTAATGAGGTGACCCAGCTTCAGGATTAGTGGAGGTGAGGACGCTGCCACCTGACTCAGATGTTGGTTTCTAAATAGGCCTGAAACAAGATGAGCGATGTCCAATATATTAACAATTTTTACTGTCAAATAGaccattcaaaagaaaaaaatggtaaCTTCGTTGGAATAACCCAGTTTATGTAATAAACGCCACACATATGAcccgtggtgcgttcagggacatGTCCTCCTGGGTTCGTTCGTGAGAATGACGAATGCGCGCTCCCGCTCCCCGGGACGCGCGCGCTGTCTGCGCGCGTCTGTCATCCGGTTTgtgatggaggaggtggagggttCCGACGTCATGTTGAATTACCACGGGGATTTCACGAAAAGCGACCGAAAAAGCAGCCGCTATCCTTATTGCATTGTGTGGACACCTATTCCTATTTTATCGTAAGATGctaacgcacgcacgcacatacacacatacacacacacacacacacacacacacacacacgcagtgtgtGCATTATTTCCGGTCTTGCTAAGGTAGCTGCACTTAGCATGCAGATTTATGCTAGCTGTTCAATATCAGATTTGTTGTTCCCTCCAATATCAGATTTGTTGTTCCCTCAAATATCAGATTTGTTGTTCCCTCATGTTCCCTCTGAATGAGACGCcggtgtgttggtgtgtgttggtgtgtgtcctgCAGGTGGGTTCTCCCGTTCGTCGGTCACATGGGCATCTGCACCTCTTCAGGGATCATACGAGATTTTGCAGGTTCATACTTTGTCTCGGTGAGTTCTCTGTTTTAACTACATTCGCTCATGTGTTAATCAGCAGTAATGCATTAATCAGTTCACCTCGACAAACAGTTCATTCAGGTGAAAATCTTCAAAATGCAAACCAGAAATCTCAGGTGTGGAAATGAGTTCCACGTCCACTCGAGCACATCTGTATCCCCACTAACTCCATTTGATGGCTTCatgatgtgttttcatgttcacTGTTCCAGGAAGACAACATGGGATTTGGTAGACCGACAAagtaagtttatttattttattcacaggaTTTTAAAATGCACCATTTACTTCTTGGTCCCaatttgaattttgtttattcattacTATCTTAAAATTGGTTATAATTTTATAGAGACAAGGCTTTTTTTTCAATATCTCTCCACATACCGAGTTACCGTATCATAATTCTGAAAGCTCAGTCATTAATCCACATACCTGAAACTACCCCCCCATGACACTACCCATAAACTATCACACAGTGATCAATAAGCATTTATTTATAAGTGATGGTTTTTAAAATCTCTTTAGTGTAATTTAGTAGTAATACAACATATAAGTCACAACTAATCAAACTATAAATTAGCTTATTGATTGATCACTAACATTGCAGGTATTGGAAGCTTGATGTTGACAAAGTTTATGGCAGTGGGGCTACAACGTGGGACAAAGCAGTATATGATGCTTCTGAGGAATACAAATGTAGAACAGTAAGACAAGCTTGTTGATTTTTGATATGCATAGTAAAATGtcactttattattattcttgtaATGTTTATCTTCTCTTTGTTGTTGAAGCACAACCTGTGCTTAGATAACTGCCATTCCCACGTAGCCATGGCCCTCAACCTTATGCGCTACGACAATAGCACATCCTGGAACAtggtgaacctgtgtgtgttatCTTTCATTCATGGTAAACATGTGAGGTAAGTGTGATaacaaatgtttctttaatctGTCGAAGGTGTGTATATTGGGTTGCAATATTTGAATACTTTATCATTCACTCCAAATGGAACAAGATTATAGGAGTTTGTCAGCTGTTTGTCAGGAAATGGGAAACATTCATGTGAAACTTCTTGGGGTGTTCCTTCGTAGatgtataaataaaatccaggatTATTTTGTTAGTCTTATGCTTCgctcattgttttcatttagaAATCAGCCATGAATgtttgtctcacacacacacacacacacacacacacacacacacacacacacacacacacacacacacacacacacacacacacacatttagataTGTAATAACATGCAGATTATTTTCTCTGAATGTTAGATATGCTGTGTGACCCACATCACTCCTGAGGACTCATCAGTTTACAGGAaactttcaaattcatttttatttagttgcTACTCACAGACAGTTGATCACtagtttttcttcattaatttttcttttaccttttttaattaccacatttttaaaattttagtcTCCAACTCTAAGCTCTGCTCCATGGTGTTAGCACTGCTGCTTTCTGTGCACACCTGCTAAGTGACACTGTTACAGGGTATTGTATGCCTTGTCTGTGTGCAGAGAACATAGTGTTTCATTGTCCCATAGCTTGactcattatcattattttatcataattaatttttaattatgcCAATTAGAATGTGATCTTAAATTGACCTTGATGGTGCCGCTTCAGCCTAGATTGATTATATTTTGGTTCATGTCCGGCCCTGAACTTTTCTGATCACACTATATGCTACATGCACTAACATTTAGATACAAATTAGTTTATTTGGGTAAAATGTGGTTGATGAGAATACTGAGACAGTCTCCCTGAAGCTTCGTCATCATAAACATGTGAGCCATATTTTGTATCTATGTACCTGTGTGCTGGTGAGCATTATTAAACATGTGGCTCAGAGAACCCCTTCATTCTTCTCTGCTGACCCACATAGAGCACAGCAGTGTCACAGATTGTGCTTCGTGTGCACATGTACTCCCACACCACAGTAGGCTGATAAAAAACGAGGTGTCGTGTAATTCATCACTGACAGTGGCAtccccctcaccccacccccgGTGTCACCACAGAAGGTCACCCCTGGTGGGGCTCAAAGCACCACAGGGGGGGGAAGGAGACTTGGATCAAGGGTGAGGTGCATTCAGGAGGACGAGAGGGGAGCTGTGGCCCCCTGGGAGTTAAACAGTTGGACCTTGTGATACTTCAGCACACTGTGTAAGTCCTTGTCTGTCCAAAAATATACAAGACAAGGTGTTGGTGCtgcctgccacacacacacacacacacacacacacacacacacacacacacacacacacacacacacacacacacactcatggtATCCAGGGGTGGCTCATTCATTACCCTTACAGATGTTACCCCCCCTCTCTCaccacctccctccctgtctcccCCTTCAGCTGGGCTGCATTCCTCAAGACCTGGCTTCCCTTCTGCATGCTCTGCGGCGTCCTCGCTACCTTCATCCTGACATTCAACCTCCGATAATCCAATGAGCAGCTCAGCTAGATGAGTCATAATCTCTGGTGGTTCAATGACTTCTATTATAAGTGGCTCTTTTGGAAGAATCTAAATGAAGGTCTGCTTTGTTGGTGCCCTGTCTGTTGGATGCTCAGTCGATGGTTCTGAAGTCAATGATTAATGTATGCTTTCAAATTTTcaagttttgtctgtttttctttatgtatTTGTGATTTAGGATGATGCAACAGCTACAGTATTTGTAAAACAGTTGtacatacatttttgtttttcacatgttgAGCCTTTAAAGGTATTATAAAGCAAGGTTCTGCTTTCCATGGTAAAATGCTTTTGAAACCTGAGATGCATTTTTCAAGATTGGCAGTGATTAATGTGGATCCAGACTGTCAAATGTGCTTCTCCATGATTAATCGCTGTAGAATGGATCAGTAGACCTGATCCTGCAGCACTCGCATGTGATAAGTAGTGGTGTTGTGCTGTAAAAATCACCCCCTTACCCCCTTGGTCCGTTGTTTAAATGCAACTATGCAAAGTCTTTTCTTTAACAATGTAATTGTTTTCTCCACACTAACTGTGCATCCTCGTGCAGGAATATTATTCTAATTCCAAATTTGACACATTATAAGCAGTACCCAATTGTTATACACAACACACTTGTGTGAAGAcccttttttccccattttatTTTGACCTTACTGTGGTGCACCGTGTTTCACAGACTGGATGCTGTGATTGTGTTCTGTACCTTTAAGGGGACCACGTACCTTTTCCCCCAGCAGATTGTGTGTGATATCAACTTCCATCAATTCCCAGGATTCTTCACACCCTGAGAGCAGCAGATTCAGGGGAACTGTTACTCTCGTACTCTTTCCCACTGCTGCTTAGAATTTGACTAATTGATTcacaagaaatattttttgctgttgtaaTTCATACCtatttttagtgtttctttCTCCTTTAATTGGCTACAATttagaaatgtgtgtttttagggTAGAATTGTTTTTAGGAGTTCTTTTTTGGGCACCATATCAGTGTCTGGAGTGTCCTTTTGGCTGCGAGTGTTTTGCTATCAATTGCATGGTGAAATGTGTTTCCAAGGATCTGATCATGGTACCGCAAAGTTTTCCGGACTATGCAAGGACTGTCATAATCACTGGGAATAATATACAACAGATCGGACCTGAGTCGTTGGCAGAGCTGGAGAATGTCACCAATGTCATTTTAAGCAATAATAGGTGAGATTGTCATTATCTGTTTTGTTTACTGTACATTAATACATATGTGTGGGATAAAATAACTAAGTTATAcctaataaatacattttctccatatgtggttttcatgtttttactgtGATGATACGTGGAGTTACAGATAACTGAATCCAAGCATGATGATAGCATCAGATCTGTAAGACTACATGTTACAGTGTTAGTCATCTCCACAGGATTACACAGATGGCATCACGCAGCTTCTCTGCCCTCCTCAACCTGCACTTCCTGGACCTGAGTGGGAACCGACTGGCTCTCATCCATCCAGAAGCCCTCAGCATACCTTCCAGTCCCCTCCAGGAGCTCAACCTCAGCTGCTCGCTTTACAACTCCTCCGCTCTCACAGACCTCACCACCGTTCTACGCTGGGGTGGTCTCAGGGGTCTCCTCCGCCTTGACCTTTCTGGGAACAACCTAGTCCGGCTACCTCCAGGCATGTTTGCCCACCTCCCAAACCTGCAGCATCTCCTCCTTTCCAACAACACCTTGATGGCAATCTACAGTCAAACCTTCTCTGGCATAAGCCGTCTGCAGCTGCTGGACCTCAGACGTAACGCCTTCAGGACATTCATGGCTGATGCTCTGCAGGAGCTGGAAATGCTTGGGAACATCCAAATCCTACTGGGTGACAACCCTTACACCTGCTCTTGTGAGATCCACAGCTTTCTGCTCTGGCTGAATGAATCAAGAGGTGAGATAGATGTGGATTCTGTAAGGTGTGCCTTACCAAGAGATCTAAGTGATGCCCGGCTGCAGGGGCTCAGTGAACAGGCGATTGGATGTGTTGTTCCAGTTCAAGACGAGGTGGCTGACCTCACCCTTCAGACATCCTACGTCTTCCTGGGTCTGGTGCTGGGGTTTGTGGGGATGGTCTTTCTCTTTGTTCTCTACTTGAATCGCAAAGGTATGAAGAAGTGGATCATTGAAATGAGAGATGCCTGTCGGGATGTAATCGCGGGATATCACTACAGATATGAAATTGACTCAGACCCTCGGCTTGGACACATTTCAGAGGGAAACAGTGGCAGCAGGGCACAAAAGCATTTAGGATTAGATCTGTCATCGCAGATTCCTAATGATACCTGTATCATCCATgttcctgcagacacacacctcaaaCAGGTGAAGAGTTCTCCACCAATGAGCCTATGATGTTTAAATGGAGCTATGCTAATCCCACAAAATATGAAGGTGACAGACGTAACTAGTTTATGtcaattacatttacatttatgagCCTTTTGCTTCTACAACTTGAAGTGAagtttttcttaaatttaacattaattGTGCCTTTGTGTTTTTCTAGGACACTGGAGCATGTGAAAGTGATTATGAATTGACCtcaatattgttttatcataggcttttgcaaaaaaaaatctgtatatatatatatatatatatatatatatatatatatatatatatatatatatatatatatatatatatatatatacacacacacacacacatacagtagataaatatacagtagataaaaatacatgtaaaataGAAAGCATACTAGACAGCCCAGCTGTGGTTTCTTTGGTTCTCCCATAGTAGTGTCAAGACTTAAATTATACAATAGGCAGAAAGATAAGggacatagaaaatagatcagtGATATGGAAAATGTATGTTGGCCTaagaaactgtaaaaaaaaaaaaaagaagaagaaaaaaaagaaacaagcaaCATAGACCTAGAATAGATCATAAAGCATTTCTATGTAtgtttcagtaaaataaaaacactgactttaatttgattaatcATTGTGCTAGAATTCATGATATGATGATATTATGTAATACAATGGAAGAGGCTTATTTATAAATGGGCGATGATGTGAAACTTCCTATATCCACTAcattaattaatttccctgatggaacctcctgaaggggtgaataaagtcctactttACTCTCTACTCTACATTGATTGTAAAtaaattgtttgtgtttcatgttcttgctcttgggttttttttttctccagtcgAGGTGGTCCTACTGATGCAGCTCAGGGAGAAGTTGATGAAGTGTTTCCATAGAGGGAGAAAATAGGACACAATGAAGGATAGTGGAGGCTCTGCAGCTGGGCGCTTTCATGACCTACCTGGTCACGTGTTTCTGTGCGCGAGGATCAGCGCACAGAACATCACGTGACACAACATTAGCGTCATGcaaggaaaatgtttttgatcacattCGTTGTaatgttctcattttctttatttcgtCCTTTTAATTCTCTGCTCTTTCTTCACTTTTATTCTCTTTCCGTTCTCCGTGCCTCTGCATCCGGTCAGTGACGTCACGGCTCACCTGTGTGGGTGGGTGTCGGGTTTGGGATTAGCTGTAGCCGCAGGTAATAGCCAAACACTGGAAGACTTTCGGCTAAACAAGACTAAGTTCCCACGTAAAGGAGAAGAGAGAATGAGCTGGGTGGTTTTATTCGTTCGGGACGCTCGATTTTCggatttaatatttcttttccgTCGGAGGTGAAGTCACCTGGAAACCTGCGGGCGGTCGaagtctttctttctgtctatGAGGAGCTAGCAGAAAGTCTTTCTTATGTGACACTTCCGCGGTTTGATTGCTGAACTTGTTTTCTGGCATAAAAGACAAACTCAAGTGTTTCCTCTTATGCGGTAAGTCACCATCCTATCGATAAATTTAAAACCAGATGGGTATCGAATGAGTTTCCTTGTGAAATGCTTTCCTGCACATTTGCTGTTGTTCTCAGAAGCTTTAAGGGCGCGACGGAATgagacactttaaaaaaaaaaaaaaatcagtccagCAATCAGTACTTTAAGTTTATTTACATTCTCTAAATTTCCCAGGAGTTAACATTTGTGGTGTTTGACCTGCAGGACTTGTGTTGGGTTTTACCCCAGTCATTATGTCTTAATGCCCCTCTCCAGGTCCCAGGCTTCCTGAGCCATGCCTGGCCACAGCTCAGGGGCTCCCCAGGCGTCTCGCCACCACAAACACCACACCTCCAGCTCCAGAACAGAAAAGTACAGGCAGACTCGGACTATATCCAAGGAGGGCACGTCTAGCCAGGATTACTACAAGGATCCTCATGGGGAGCATCTGCATGAGCACCGTGGTGGCCACTCCCGGTATTCCGAGAATAAGTACGTTCGCAACAACAGAAACCACCagacagaacagaaaagaaGCAGAAACGGCACGGGACGGGGATCGGAGACGATAGGATTTATTCCTGGGTCAGCTGACAAAGCCCCCACCAGCAGGCATGCCTGTGGCTCCTGCACCTCCATGGGCTGGAGGGGCTGTAAGGCTCTCGTCTGCTGTGTACTAACCTGTGGATTCTACGGCAGCCGGGAACCCTGCCTCCCTGTTAATGAGAGCTCCACAGACCACCCCCCTAAAGCAGGTAGTGAGCCTCACCCTCCCAATGGCATGGCTATAACCAACCCCACTGCTGGCCTTCCTGTAGAGTCCAGGTCTACTAAACCCTCTAAACTGCCCACGAGCGACAGCTTCCGCTACCCAGATGTGCGCATCGCAGGTGAGAAAGTGAAGTATCCAGTTACTGCCCCAAGACGGATCCGCTCGCCTGGTAAGGGAGAAAGTCAGCGTCCTATCAGCAACACCAGCCTGTTATCCCGTGAAGACTATGACCTGGATGACCTAAGTGACACAGGCACAGACATTGACTCTTTGATAACCAAGAAGCTGCTGGAGCTGTATGCCCTGCACCAGATCGACCAGCTGGCCAAGTGCACCTCCGACTCCTCTTTCTCCCGTAAGACCAACGAGATCAGTGAGCTCATCTACAGCATCGCCCAGGACTACAACCTGGAGGAACAAGAGGCCGAGTGCAAACTGGTGCACGGAGTCATTCGCATCAGCACGAGGAAGGGCAAGAGGAACAAGAGCCATCATTCTACAGGGCAGCGTCTGAACGGGAGGAGCGAAGGGACTCTGCCTGACAGCGGCAACGAGACCATGACTAACACCTTCATGAGCAGCGACTGTAAGAACATCGTCCAGTAGTTTTTAGAACAGTTGGCATTAATATcaccattattgttattacaaatatttatagACAGCACATGAAAGCAGCTACATCCGACACCTAACCGTAACACAACAAATACTCCAGTCATCTGAACTCTCTTCCCATAATGACTCATAGAATTTGTTGGAACGCTGCTGAAGCACATTTGTTCGGATCATCGTTTTAATCCGTAATACTTGAGGCATTTTAGAAGCAGTTACCAAACAATAGGCAGCTAGTCTGAGGCAAGTTAACGCTTGCACACACTGTCTTCAGAATGCGTTCTTGCACAACATCAGAGATGACCACATTAATATCAGTGTCATAGCTCCTTGTCTGCGTTGATTCACTCTGTCCCTTTATCCCCTGTCTTAGTTCCAGAGGTGAAAGTATCAGACGAGACCCCATCGGATGAGCTTGCGAGGAAAATGAGGCATTACAGCGGGAGAAGTGAGTACACGACGTAAATATATTCATGCCTTCCTTTGATTTCACTAGCGTACCAGAATTAACGTGTGGTGTTAGTGGTTAGATAATTCTGTGCTGATAAAGCTGTAGCCTTTATACAGCCTGGTGATTCAGGCTGTTCAGGTATAATTACTTGGAGCGTTTGAGGCTCTGTCTTTGCCGTCTATTGtacctgctgcagctgcaggctTTTTCTCACCTCCTCTGTACTTTCCAATGACATATCACTCTTTTAACAGTGAAAGCCTCACATTCCCATCCCTTCCTCTGCATATTACAGTCAATCATTACCTGCCTGCCCTCATCTACCACCTCCCACCCACCTATCATTCTGCCTCATTAGCCCCTCCAGCTCAGCAGTC contains:
- the LOC137602002 gene encoding transmembrane protein 222-like, producing the protein MEEVEGSDVMLNYHGDFTKSDRKSSRYPYCIVWTPIPILSWVLPFVGHMGICTSSGIIRDFAGSYFVSEDNMGFGRPTKYWKLDVDKVYGSGATTWDKAVYDASEEYKCRTHNLCLDNCHSHVAMALNLMRYDNSTSWNMVNLCVLSFIHGKHVSWAAFLKTWLPFCMLCGVLATFILTFNLR
- the LOC137601999 gene encoding trophoblast glycoprotein-like isoform X2; translated protein: MCVFRVELFLGVLFWAPYQCLECPFGCECFAINCMVKCVSKDLIMVPQSFPDYARTVIITGNNIQQIGPESLAELENVTNVILSNNRITQMASRSFSALLNLHFLDLSGNRLALIHPEALSIPSSPLQELNLSCSLYNSSALTDLTTVLRWGGLRGLLRLDLSGNNLVRLPPGMFAHLPNLQHLLLSNNTLMAIYSQTFSGISRLQLLDLRRNAFRTFMADALQELEMLGNIQILLGDNPYTCSCEIHSFLLWLNESRGEIDVDSVRCALPRDLSDARLQGLSEQAIGCVVPVQDEVADLTLQTSYVFLGLVLGFVGMVFLFVLYLNRKGMKKWIIEMRDACRDVIAGYHYRYEIDSDPRLGHISEGNSGSRAQKHLGLDLSSQIPNDTCIIHVPADTHLKQSRWSY
- the LOC137601999 gene encoding trophoblast glycoprotein-like isoform X1, with the protein product MCVFRVELFLGVLFWAPYQCLECPFGCECFAINCMVKCVSKDLIMVPQSFPDYARTVIITGNNIQQIGPESLAELENVTNVILSNNRITQMASRSFSALLNLHFLDLSGNRLALIHPEALSIPSSPLQELNLSCSLYNSSALTDLTTVLRWGGLRGLLRLDLSGNNLVRLPPGMFAHLPNLQHLLLSNNTLMAIYSQTFSGISRLQLLDLRRNAFRTFMADALQELEMLGNIQILLGDNPYTCSCEIHSFLLWLNESRGEIDVDSVRCALPRDLSDARLQGLSEQAIGCVVPVQDEVADLTLQTSYVFLGLVLGFVGMVFLFVLYLNRKGMKKWIIEMRDACRDVIAGYHYRYEIDSDPRLGHISEGNSGSRAQKHLGLDLSSQIPNDTCIIHVPADTHLKQVKSSPPMSL
- the kdf1a gene encoding keratinocyte differentiation factor 1, with the translated sequence MPGHSSGAPQASRHHKHHTSSSRTEKYRQTRTISKEGTSSQDYYKDPHGEHLHEHRGGHSRYSENKYVRNNRNHQTEQKRSRNGTGRGSETIGFIPGSADKAPTSRHACGSCTSMGWRGCKALVCCVLTCGFYGSREPCLPVNESSTDHPPKAGSEPHPPNGMAITNPTAGLPVESRSTKPSKLPTSDSFRYPDVRIAGEKVKYPVTAPRRIRSPGKGESQRPISNTSLLSREDYDLDDLSDTGTDIDSLITKKLLELYALHQIDQLAKCTSDSSFSRKTNEISELIYSIAQDYNLEEQEAECKLVHGVIRISTRKGKRNKSHHSTGQRLNGRSEGTLPDSGNETMTNTFMSSDFPEVKVSDETPSDELARKMRHYSGRTYSSSTATAYSPYHHDTETDSSGAPLIL